One stretch of Anguilla anguilla isolate fAngAng1 chromosome 5, fAngAng1.pri, whole genome shotgun sequence DNA includes these proteins:
- the LOC118227740 gene encoding lysM and putative peptidoglycan-binding domain-containing protein 2-like: MAEFSPVLSLRDGGRFGQPIFPRSRSGSESESELSQSLARTKTRSYGSTASVTAPLGEKYIVHRVADSDTLQGIALKYGVTMEQIKRANKLFGNDCIFLRNSLNIPVRSVKSELFNGLTTLESPESEAGDGCTVPEGSSMILDTEGDSSSSTSPTLSTQELDSRPSQPEELSAKDYLHRLDLQIKISKQAARKLKEEDVRDVEDDASVTKSSYQEI, from the exons ATGGCGGAGTTTTCCCCAGTCTTGTCACTGCGGGATGGAGGCCGGTTCGGGCAACCAATCTTTCCCAGATCACGGTCCGGATCAGAGTCTGAAAGTGAACTGTCACAGAGCTTGGCCCGAACCAAGACTCGGTCATATGGAAGTACAGCCAGCGTTACAGCACCTTTGGGAGAAAAATATATCGTCCATCGGGTTGCGGACAGTGACACGCTGCAAGGGATAGCTCTCAAATACGGCGTTACG ATGGAACAAATAAAAAGGGCAAACAAGCTTTTTGGGAACGATTGTATATTTTTACGGAACAGTCTGAACATTCCAGTGCGCTCGGTGAAATCTGAGCTCTTCAACGGACTCACAACTTTAGAGTCTCCTGAGAGCGAGGCTGGGGATGGCTGTACAGTACCGGAAGGGTCCAGTATGATTCTGGACACAGAGGGAGATTCTTCATCCTCCACTTCACCCACCCTCAGTACCCAGGAGCTCGATAGCCGACCCTCCCAGCCAGAGGAGCTGTCAGCCAAGGACTACTTGCACAGACTGGACTTGCAgattaaaatatcaaaacaagCTGCTAGGAAACTGAAAGAGGAGGATGTCAG GGATGTTGAAGATGATGCCTCAGTCACAAAGTCATCGTACCAGGAAATATGA